One window of the Klebsiella sp. WP3-W18-ESBL-02 genome contains the following:
- a CDS encoding Nramp family divalent metal transporter — MTNSRIETNRCRTARRMRLALMGPAFIAAIGYIDPGNFATNIQAGASFGYQLLWVVVWANLMAMLIQVLSAKLGIATGKNLAEQIRDHYPRPVVWFYWVQAEIIAMATDLAEFIGAAIGFKLILGISLLQGAVLTGIATFLILMLQRRGQKPLEKVIGGLLLFVAAAYIVELIFSQPALGPLAKGMILPSLPNGEAVYLAAGVLGATIMPHVIYLHSSLTQHLHGGTAKERYQATRWDVAIAMTIAGFVNLAMMATAAAAFHFHGHTGITDLDQAYLTLEPLLSHAAATIFGLSLIAAGLSSTVVGTLAGQVVMQGFIRFHIPLWFRRTITMLPSFIVILMGLDPTRILVMSQVLLSFGIALALVPLLIFTSDGKLMGELVNTRWIKRIGWAIVAVVVALNGWLLIGTLFN; from the coding sequence ATGACAAACAGTCGGATTGAAACAAATCGTTGTCGCACCGCGCGCCGTATGCGACTCGCGCTGATGGGGCCGGCATTTATTGCCGCGATCGGCTATATCGATCCGGGTAATTTTGCGACCAATATTCAGGCGGGCGCCAGCTTCGGCTACCAGCTGCTGTGGGTGGTGGTCTGGGCAAACCTGATGGCGATGCTGATTCAGGTGCTGTCAGCGAAGCTTGGCATTGCGACCGGCAAAAACCTCGCAGAGCAGATTCGTGACCATTATCCGCGTCCGGTCGTGTGGTTTTACTGGGTACAGGCGGAAATTATCGCCATGGCGACCGATCTGGCCGAATTTATCGGCGCTGCGATCGGCTTTAAGCTGATCCTCGGCATTTCTCTTTTACAAGGCGCGGTATTGACCGGTATCGCCACCTTCCTGATTCTGATGCTGCAGCGTCGCGGGCAAAAACCGCTGGAAAAAGTGATTGGTGGTCTGCTGCTGTTCGTCGCAGCGGCGTATATTGTGGAGCTGATTTTCTCTCAGCCCGCGCTGGGGCCGCTGGCCAAAGGCATGATTCTGCCATCGCTGCCGAACGGCGAGGCGGTCTACCTGGCGGCGGGCGTGCTGGGGGCGACCATCATGCCGCACGTGATTTATTTGCATTCCTCGCTGACTCAGCATCTGCACGGCGGCACCGCCAAAGAGCGCTACCAGGCCACGCGCTGGGATGTTGCCATCGCTATGACCATCGCTGGTTTCGTCAATCTGGCGATGATGGCCACCGCTGCGGCGGCGTTCCACTTCCACGGGCATACCGGTATTACCGATCTCGATCAGGCCTATTTAACGCTGGAACCCCTGCTGAGTCACGCGGCGGCAACGATTTTTGGTCTTAGCCTGATTGCCGCCGGCTTATCGTCTACGGTCGTGGGCACGCTGGCCGGACAGGTTGTCATGCAGGGCTTTATTCGCTTCCACATCCCCCTGTGGTTCCGACGGACCATCACCATGTTACCTTCGTTTATCGTCATCCTGATGGGGCTGGACCCGACGCGAATTCTGGTGATGAGTCAGGTACTGCTCAGTTTCGGTATTGCGCTGGCACTGGTGCCGCTGCTGATTTTTACCAGCGACGGCAAGCTGATGGGGGAACTGGTGAATACCCGCTGGATTAAGCGCATTGGCTGGGCCATTGTGGCCGTCGTGGTGGCGCTCAACGGCTGGCTGCTGATAGGCACACTGTTTAATTAA
- a CDS encoding N-acetylglucosamine-6-phosphate deacetylase, with amino-acid sequence MTDPLLSFASERIVTPDGIRAGYLHVSGGKIVGMDDVPRGDVIDYRDAMLMPGFVDIHVHGWGRGSFAWKGETRSLRAMSQDLVHAGVTAWLATSATQPEDFLLTSLANAAAWIAQATPIDGAEAVGIHMEGPYINPKFIGMQRLDCVQPPSIAGFERYQQAAGGHVRLMTLAPELPGALDLIRHLHQAGVTISAGHTDATFDEIGLAIDAGLNHFTHAFSAMRGLHHREPGVVGALMYYEDTFAEVAKQSGITLRPEVFDILYRLKKDRRLVMMSDCLGYVDFPEGFEFHHYLRQETFRIRQHALEITNGHGCTRTIHAEDWPAVCTLEMSFLDSVKNVVKRLEHGWVSAAQVACLNPAILAGVADRKGSLSVGKDADILVLDAEETLREVWCRGVRQPQVK; translated from the coding sequence GTGACTGACCCCCTGCTGTCGTTTGCCAGCGAACGCATCGTCACCCCGGATGGGATCCGCGCCGGCTATCTGCACGTCAGCGGCGGAAAAATTGTCGGTATGGATGACGTGCCGCGTGGAGACGTCATCGATTACCGTGACGCTATGCTGATGCCAGGCTTTGTCGATATTCACGTACACGGCTGGGGCCGAGGCTCCTTTGCCTGGAAAGGCGAGACTCGCTCGCTGCGCGCCATGAGCCAGGACCTGGTGCACGCGGGGGTGACCGCCTGGCTTGCCACATCCGCCACCCAGCCGGAAGACTTTTTGCTGACCAGCCTGGCCAACGCCGCGGCCTGGATAGCACAGGCAACGCCCATTGACGGCGCGGAGGCGGTGGGCATCCACATGGAAGGCCCCTACATTAACCCTAAATTTATCGGTATGCAGCGTCTGGACTGCGTTCAGCCTCCGAGCATTGCCGGTTTTGAACGCTATCAGCAGGCGGCAGGCGGCCATGTGCGCCTGATGACGCTGGCGCCTGAATTGCCCGGAGCGCTGGATCTGATTCGCCATTTGCACCAGGCCGGTGTCACCATCTCAGCAGGCCACACCGACGCGACTTTTGACGAAATTGGCCTGGCCATCGACGCGGGGCTGAATCATTTTACCCATGCATTCAGCGCCATGCGTGGGTTACACCACCGTGAGCCCGGCGTGGTCGGCGCGCTGATGTATTACGAAGACACCTTTGCCGAAGTTGCCAAGCAGAGCGGTATTACCCTACGTCCGGAGGTGTTCGATATTCTCTACCGGCTGAAAAAGGATCGTCGGCTGGTCATGATGAGTGACTGTCTGGGCTACGTCGATTTTCCGGAAGGCTTCGAGTTTCACCACTATTTACGCCAGGAAACCTTTCGCATCCGCCAGCACGCGCTGGAGATCACCAACGGCCACGGCTGTACGCGCACGATTCATGCCGAGGACTGGCCGGCCGTTTGTACGCTGGAGATGAGTTTCCTTGATTCGGTGAAGAATGTGGTCAAACGGCTGGAGCACGGCTGGGTATCAGCGGCACAGGTTGCCTGCCTCAACCCGGCAATCCTGGCCGGCGTAGCCGACAGAAAGGGCAGCCTTAGCGTCGGTAAGGATGCCGATATTCTGGTGCTGGATGCCGAGGAAACGCTGCGTGAAGTGTGGTGCCGGGGCGTTCGTCAGCCGCAGGTTAAATAA
- a CDS encoding adenylosuccinate lyase family protein, with translation MRALYDSKSKTIDDRGMKTLLGQQARVQSWLDVEAALALAQAEHGMIPAQAAENIAANCRVENIDLVEMERLLREIGHGFVPVIKVLIKACDSESGKYVHYGVTTQNIQQTAQLYLAKQFNAVLQCFLNDILHNLASMAREHHATLMAGRTHGKHALPITWGYKAAVWIDELLSARERMQEAEKRVFTVMMGGAVGAFHATGETGRRVQESVAQKLGMRAMAIPSRNSRVYRTEYISNLCLLATTLHKIAEEVYQTSSEEFGEVSEAFTKGTVGSSTMPQKVNPKLAKGIIANAQKLYSVHTSCLYVSPRPFEADSSAYFIFDGNIQESMECIAEIVMRAEELTRTLVINADRMQQNVQLTHGLINSEKIMMHLVEKLGKDAAHERVYQLAMRSTHEGIPYGEVLRHDPVIRQNFSDAEIDALIDPAHYIGLCSEMALETAARVLEAKGD, from the coding sequence ATGCGCGCACTGTATGACTCCAAAAGTAAAACGATTGATGACCGTGGAATGAAAACCCTGCTCGGCCAGCAGGCGCGGGTGCAGTCCTGGCTGGACGTCGAGGCCGCGCTGGCGCTGGCGCAGGCCGAGCACGGAATGATTCCCGCACAGGCAGCGGAGAATATTGCCGCAAACTGCCGTGTCGAGAATATCGACCTGGTCGAAATGGAGCGCCTGCTGCGCGAAATTGGCCACGGCTTCGTGCCGGTGATTAAAGTGCTCATCAAAGCCTGCGACAGCGAAAGCGGTAAGTATGTCCATTACGGCGTGACCACGCAGAATATTCAGCAAACCGCCCAGCTGTATCTGGCGAAGCAATTTAATGCCGTGCTGCAATGCTTTCTCAACGATATTCTGCACAACCTGGCCAGCATGGCCCGCGAACATCACGCCACGCTGATGGCCGGGCGCACCCATGGAAAGCACGCACTGCCCATCACCTGGGGATACAAGGCCGCCGTGTGGATTGACGAGCTGCTGAGCGCGCGGGAGCGGATGCAGGAGGCCGAAAAACGCGTCTTTACCGTGATGATGGGCGGCGCCGTTGGCGCTTTCCATGCGACGGGCGAAACCGGCCGCCGGGTGCAGGAAAGCGTTGCACAAAAGCTCGGAATGCGGGCCATGGCAATCCCTTCTCGCAACTCACGCGTGTATCGCACCGAGTACATCAGCAATCTTTGCCTGCTCGCCACGACCCTGCACAAAATTGCCGAAGAGGTTTATCAGACCTCCAGCGAAGAGTTTGGTGAAGTGTCTGAAGCCTTCACCAAAGGCACCGTGGGCAGCAGCACGATGCCGCAGAAGGTTAATCCGAAGCTGGCAAAAGGGATCATCGCCAACGCGCAAAAGCTCTACTCCGTGCATACCTCCTGCCTGTACGTCAGCCCGCGGCCGTTTGAAGCGGACAGTTCGGCCTATTTTATTTTCGACGGAAATATTCAGGAGAGCATGGAATGCATCGCCGAGATAGTGATGCGCGCCGAAGAGCTCACCCGAACGCTGGTCATCAACGCCGATCGTATGCAACAGAACGTACAGCTGACGCACGGCCTGATTAACAGCGAAAAAATCATGATGCATCTGGTCGAAAAGCTGGGTAAAGACGCCGCTCACGAACGCGTATACCAGTTGGCGATGCGCAGCACGCATGAAGGTATCCCCTACGGTGAAGTCCTGCGTCACGATCCGGTCATTCGTCAGAACTTCAGCGATGCGGAGATCGATGCGCTTATTGACCCCGCGCACTACATTGGGCTGTGCTCAGAGATGGCGCTTGAAACCGCCGCGCGCGTACTGGAGGCCAAAGGTGACTGA